Below is a genomic region from Miscanthus floridulus cultivar M001 chromosome 1, ASM1932011v1, whole genome shotgun sequence.
TTTTTTACTATTCTTAATAAATTACTCCTGATTAGTAATAATTAGTTTATTTATGTGGATCTGAACACAGGAATGTGGTGCTGCTTTTGTATTTTTCAAAACTCGGTATGCAGCGCTAGTTGTAGCCAAAATTCTGCAGACATCGAACCCTATGAGATGGGTCACTACTTTGGCTCCAGAGCGTGATGACATATATTGGTCTAATCTTTGGTTACCCTACAAGCAACTCTGGATTCGGCACATAGTCACACTTCTGGGGTCTATTGTTTTCATGTTTTTATTCCTTATACCAGTGACATTTATACAAGGTTTAACTCAGCTGGAGCAGCTGCAGCAAAGGCTCCCTTTTCTGAGAGGGATATTGGAAAAGTAAGTTACATAAACACTTACAACTCGTATCTTATTttctaaaagaaaagaaaaagacatcACCTCTTTTAGTCTTGTTATAGATGTGGTTTTCTTCACTTATATTAGTATACATTGCACACCATATTCAAAATGGCTCAATTTATCGTCTAGGATGATGATTAGCACTTCTAGCCTTCCATTCTGGCATTGTACTTCTGTGTTTTATTCATCGTTTCAGCAACATGTACTGATTATTATTTCTTTGCAGGAAATACATGACCCAGCTAATAACTGGATATCTTCCCAGTGTCATCTTGCAAATATTTTTATATACTGTCCCCCCAACCATGATGCTATTTTCTACTTTAGAAGGGCCTATCTCTCACAGTGAAAGAAAGAAAAGTGCCTGCTGTAAAGTATTATACTTCACCATTTGGAATGTCTTCTTTGTTAATGTCTTATCGGGTTCAGCAATTAGCCAACTGAATGCTTTATCAAGCCCAAAGGACATTCCTATGCAGCTTGCTAAAGCAGTACCTGTGCAGGTAAATGACATGTTTGTTTGTTATATGTGCATTATTAATCATGTAATAGATGTACGATGTTTGTATTGTATTGAGTTCTCTTCGGTAGCTGAGCGCTGCTTTCTGAAAAATTTATTTCCATTTCAGGCTACATTCTTTACGACCTATGTTCTTACTTCAGGATGGGCTAGTCTATCATCAGAACTTATGCAACTCTTTAGTCTTACATGGAACTTTGCAAGAAGATATCTTCTGAGAATGAAGGAAGATAGCGATCTTCTTTACTCATTTCCCTATCACACTGAAGTGCCAAAAGTTCTATTGTGTGGACTGTTGGGTTTCACATGCTCTGTACTAGCACCTCTAATCTTGCCCTTTTTACTGCTGTACTTTTGTCTTGGCTATGTCGTCTACCGCAACCAGGTGAGAATGTTGGGGTAAAAGTTCTGCTCTAAAGTTTTTTTTGACGAAAAGTTCTGCTCTAAAGTCGATATGCACAATCTATGCGTAGGTACCACTATAATCAGGAGAATATTGAAAAATTAGACTGTCATGCTTTGCTGTCTAACAAATTCTCTTTAATCACATGTAAGCCTGGAAATTGACAGATTCTTTGAGTTTCATGATCTCTGTTATTATTCTTATAATATTCTGCATGTAAGTTGTAGCCAAACAGAAGGAAATAGTTTCCTATTAGCTAAACATTTTTTTTGTTATTCAATTTATTAATTTGTAGTGAAGAAAGTAGTTCAAACCTTTGGTTTTGCCATTACTCATTTGTGAATTTATTTATGTTTTAACAGAATAAAATTTGTTAAAGAACAGTCTTCTGTGCTGCTTTGAGCTAATGAGTTTGcaatgtcttccttttcagttCCTCAATGTTTACTGCACAAAATACGACACAGGCGGTGTATATTGGCCAATTGCGCACAATACTACCATATTCTCTCTAATCCTCACTCAGATCATCTGTCTTGGTGTATTTGGCCTTAAAGAATCCCCTGTAGCTGCTGGCTTCACTGTCCCTCTTATCATCTTTACTCTTCTATTCAACCAGTATTGCAGAAAGCGTCATCTCCCGTTATTCAAGACTTTCCCTGCACAGGTTGGTGCAATCTCtttaaatctttttttttttgaagcttaTCTCTTTAAATCTTTAATAGTTTGTATTTTGCAAATGTAAACAATTGAAGGATTCGGAAGAATAAATTCCAGGCGTGTTTGGTTCTCTTGGCTGCACTAGCCTAGTCTTGCAAGGGCAAGAAATCCGTATAAGTTGGCAAAGGAACCAAACATACCCTTAGAACTTGTTGCTAGTTTACATTTTTTCTATGCTCTCAACTGTGATTTGGTTCAAATCACTTGTCTAGCTACGAATCACTCTGACTCGAATATTGGCTGCTGGTCACGCACAGAATTTGATTGACATGGACAAGGAAGATCAGCAATCAGGTACAATGGAGGACCTTCATCAACGCCTTCATTCTGTCTACTTTCAGTTCCATGACACCGACGACGTACCTTTGGAAGGAGTTCACAGCACTGCCGGCAGAGACGAAGACGGAAGCGGCAGTTCGGGAGAATCAAGCCGCAAGGAAAGCCCCGACGACGAGCTCAAGAGTGGCCTCTCCCACCCGACGCTGGATGGGCTCCCGGTTAGTCGGTTACGCAACGCGGTGAGATCACTTGGGTCCGTTTTGAGACCGCAGAAGAGAGAGTTACCAGTATAGCATGTTCCTTTATCCGCCCATGTAAATTCAAGGTCGACAAACCACACACAGTTACCAGTATAGCAAATATTATTGATAGCGCgtacagggagaggaagatgCACAGAAATGGAAGGGAGTATACGTATACCACCCGTTTGCAAGGCTAGAAATTTTGACGTGTCAATTGATGCTTGAATGTCTTTTCAGGTTATTCCTTTTCAATTGATTGGTTCTTCAAACGTTCAGGCTGGCTTCTCTGGTTATGTTCCCCTTTGCCTTGTTTCTTCAGCACTGTACCTACTTCTGTATCTGGTAAGGTGAGCTGGAGAGCCGCTGGAAACAGCGACGCGGCATCGGTGGTAGAAGAGAACTAATTGTCCATTATTAATCTTTTTCAAAGCTAAATTACATAGCGCGAGTGAGCGCGACACAGCAAAATGACAAATATAAACGGACACAGTCACACCAGCAAATCACAGGATGGTGCAGGTAGAGGTGGATGAAGACccctccgcggcggcggcggctgcggcggcgccaTCACCGTTGGCTGCGGCCGCCTTGCCGCCGGCCGAGGCGACGCCCGGCCAGTCGCCGCAGGCGCAGTGCTGGCCGTCGGGGATCTGGCGGTGCACGGAGGCGACGTGGCGGCCGCAGCCCGCCCACGTGGACTTGCCGCACACTCAGTGGATGAAAGTGGATCCATGTATGTCTATAAATATGGATACATCGTTAAAACTGCAAACGACCAATATTTTGAGTTGTATTTTTGCAAATCGCCCCCTAGACAGCCGCTGCACTGCAGCCTGCAGCTCCTTCTCGAAGCGGAGTTATCTGAGGAAATCTGGCTCGATGTGGGCGATGTCTGTGGGCCTCGAAGGAGCGCTGATTATTTTTACACTCGCAGCCGTTCCTTTCTTCCTTGGCGAGTCGAGTTGGCGTGGTCCGTTTGACAATTCGTTCCTTTTGGTTTGACCTGCGAAACCGATGCTGTGGGCGGGGCCTAGGGAAGGATACCGATCCGGCTGGCCTATGCTGTCACATGAGTTTcaatttcaacaaaacaaaatgcaACGACACCAAGTTCTTGGACAAATGGATGCACATGCAAAGCCGGAGTAGAGGATCCGAATCCAAGGCACCAAGCAAGAAGCAACTCATCGCTTTCCTCACCCAAGTAGCCAACCAATATTTGGCTTATGCATGTAGTAATCTAAGTCCGTTGACCTTCGAAGAGAAACGGTCCGTCCTGCGATGACTGATCCGATCGAAGTCTTTGGACAGAGAAAGAAGGGGCCTGGGAAAAAACTGAGCCCATTCAAGTTGAAAGTCCGGCCGGCGACCTCCACCATCAGAAGCAAACGTCGAAAACGTGTCGACAACTCAAAACACGTGCTTCCATCCTTTTGGAACAAAATGCGTGTGACCAAACTGGCAGCAGTTTCGCGGTCGCACGAAGCCACGGCTCAGGACGCCATCACCGTGCACGAAGAAGATGATATCTGCCAGGTCGCGGCTTGCCGTCAAAGATTTCAACCCAAAGCAGGGACTTTTATCAGGAACGGACTAAACCACTGTCCGTTGTTACGACGGTAACTCAAATAGTCGAATTAGATTTAGCAATTAAGTGGATGGATTTATTTTTGTTGTTGCAACGAGCGATAGTACTATACAAGATGTGGGTGAGGAGAGGCAGCGACAGTGGCGGCATCTAAATTAGCAAACTAATTACTTGTAAGCATTTTGATGAATAACTTATGTATGTGGAATAAAACAGCTCATTATATCAATTCTTCAGATAAGATGTTCTCCAAACTTCACAATGAACAATGTACTTGTAAGGATTAGCTCAACACATCAACCCCTATTATCAATGTGTCAAAGAACTTATGTATGCCTCATGTTATTAGACCACCCGGTCCAACCAACCAAAAAAAGAAACCAATCCAACCTGACCCGCCAGTGCATCGGATCAGACACATGTCATAacttttgacttatgagccaatTTAACTTGAAAAAGCCTTACCCAAACTAGGAAAACCTGAAAAACTCCAAGAAACAATCCAAGTTGACCCGCCGTCAGTGGTAAGGTCTAGCTTGGGCAAAAAAATTTGACCTGACATTTTTTCGGTTAGACCTAGCCGATGTTAGATCAGATCTACAACATGTTAGTGTTTCGTAGCACTAGCACGTAAATTTTGTGCCACACATGGGGTTCGAGCAGGGGATTTCAGTGGGAGTTTTATATCCTAGATTTTAATACTCTCATGTGTTGGAAACAATGTGAACTACTCAttataaattataagatattttgtcttttctagatacatgACTTTTACTATGGATCTAGATATACACTATCTagatagtaaaagcaatgtatctaaaaaagacagaacatcttataatttgaagaGTAGTTTCATCCTCAAATACTTATTTTATTTCTATAAAACTTTAATCATCTCTCTTTATTAATATACTATGACATATAACTCTGGGAAAACCTCTAGGGAGACTGGCCAAAACTGTTCTATTTTAGTCTGTGTCTCTCAATTAAGCCTTCCAGTATAACACGCATACAACAAGTCAacaaggcaaaaaaaaaagtcaacGACACAAGTGAATACAGCGAAAGAGAGTAAAAAGAGAGAGGGGTGGGGGAAAGAACTGCTACAGATTGCGTGCAACGgtgtaaggccctgtttggttctcctaaaattcatatcacatcgaatgtttggatacatgcatggagtattaaatatagactaattacgaaattaataatataatttacgactaatttgcgagacgaatcttttaagcctaattagtccatgatttgacaacgtggtgatacagtaaacatatgctaataacagattaattaggcttaaaaaatcgtctcataaattagcctccatctatgtaattggttttgtaattaatctatatttaatgttttttattagtatctaaatatttgatgtaacGTACATTCTAGGAGCGACTAAATAAACACCCCCTGGTAACACAATTGTGAAGAATGAGACATTTATTTGGTCCATCGTCATCAAAGCGAGGACAGTATTAATTACAATACGAAATTAGACCACGCAACACGAGAAGCGTTACGACTGGATACAATCGCTGGTAGCACGACGACCACACGTTCGTTCGATCGACACGGCGGGTTTCGATCATCGATCGAGATCGTCGGGGAACAGAACACCACGCGACGCGAATCTCACTGCGCAGCGCCGCCTTCCGCGGGAGCGGAAGCGGCGGTGGTGCCGGAGGCCTTCCCAGCATCGTCGTCAGCGGCGCCGGCGGCCTTCTTCTCGACACCGACGgccggggcgggggcgggggcgggggcgacgCCGGGCCAGTTGCGGCAGGCGCAGTGCTGGCCCTCGGGGATCTGCGCGTGCACCGACGCGACGTGGCGGCCGCACCCCGCCCACGTGGGCTTGCCGCAGGTGCCGCACTTCACCTGGTAGCACATGGCGTCGGTGGTGGCTTCGCTGAGATCTGCCCTCTCTCCGCTCTGCTCCTGAGTCCTGATGGTCCGGAGGGGAAGCTCGATGAGTTGTGGCCTTGTGGGGTTGCTTGAGGCTGGAAGACAAATGGAGACGAGAATTTATAGAAGGCCCATCGCCGTGTACCACTCTTTCGCCCTTCGCTCAGTCCATTGGGCCGATTTCCCTTTTATTCATGATTTATACTCCTGTTCGTCcacgaaagaatgcaattctcattTTTCGAGAAGCTAAAcagtttgaactttgactaaatttatataaaaaatactaacacttat
It encodes:
- the LOC136473107 gene encoding CSC1-like protein RXW8 isoform X1, translating into MKVGGLLTSAGINIGLCVLFLSLYSILRKQPQNVKVYFGRRIAEEHNRLRDAFILERFVPSPSWIVKSLRCTEEEILATAGLDAVVFNRILVFSIRIFSLAAILCIFGILPLNYFGQDMHHVRIPSASLETFTIGNVEERSRCYNHRLWVHCVVLYIISAVACILIYLEYKHIARLRLYHISRATSNPSHFTVLVRGIPKSSTESFSRTVESFFTKYHASSYLSHQVVYKVGKVQKIVSGAKKVYRKFRHFKSATVDQRCRPITFQCCFCGVSSNSFQLLPSDYEQESEKSDVNDSSSSLPDEECGAAFVFFKTRYAALVVAKILQTSNPMRWVTTLAPERDDIYWSNLWLPYKQLWIRHIVTLLGSIVFMFLFLIPVTFIQGLTQLEQLQQRLPFLRGILEKKYMTQLITGYLPSVILQIFLYTVPPTMMLFSTLEGPISHSERKKSACCKVLYFTIWNVFFVNVLSGSAISQLNALSSPKDIPMQLAKAVPVQATFFTTYVLTSGWASLSSELMQLFSLTWNFARRYLLRMKEDSDLLYSFPYHTEVPKVLLCGLLGFTCSVLAPLILPFLLLYFCLGYVVYRNQFLNVYCTKYDTGGVYWPIAHNTTIFSLILTQIICLGVFGLKESPVAAGFTVPLIIFTLLFNQYCRKRHLPLFKTFPAQNLIDMDKEDQQSGTMEDLHQRLHSVYFQFHDTDDVPLEGVHSTAGRDEDGSGSSGESSRKESPDDELKSGLSHPTLDGLPVSRLRNAVRSLGSVLRPQKRELPV
- the LOC136473138 gene encoding uncharacterized protein; amino-acid sequence: MCYQVKCGTCGKPTWAGCGRHVASVHAQIPEGQHCACRNWPGVAPAPAPAPAVGVEKKAAGAADDDAGKASGTTAASAPAEGGAAQ
- the LOC136473107 gene encoding CSC1-like protein RXW8 isoform X2; protein product: MKVGGLLTSAGINIGLCVLFLSLYSILRKQPQNVKVYFGRRIAEEHNRLRDAFILERFVPSPSWIVKSLRCTEEEILATAGLDAVVFNRILVFSIRIFSLAAILCIFGILPLNYFGQDMHHVRIPSASLETFTIGNVEERSRWLWVHCVVLYIISAVACILIYLEYKHIARLRLYHISRATSNPSHFTVLVRGIPKSSTESFSRTVESFFTKYHASSYLSHQVVYKVGKVQKIVSGAKKVYRKFRHFKSATVDQRCRPITFQCCFCGVSSNSFQLLPSDYEQESEKSDVNDSSSSLPDEECGAAFVFFKTRYAALVVAKILQTSNPMRWVTTLAPERDDIYWSNLWLPYKQLWIRHIVTLLGSIVFMFLFLIPVTFIQGLTQLEQLQQRLPFLRGILEKKYMTQLITGYLPSVILQIFLYTVPPTMMLFSTLEGPISHSERKKSACCKVLYFTIWNVFFVNVLSGSAISQLNALSSPKDIPMQLAKAVPVQATFFTTYVLTSGWASLSSELMQLFSLTWNFARRYLLRMKEDSDLLYSFPYHTEVPKVLLCGLLGFTCSVLAPLILPFLLLYFCLGYVVYRNQFLNVYCTKYDTGGVYWPIAHNTTIFSLILTQIICLGVFGLKESPVAAGFTVPLIIFTLLFNQYCRKRHLPLFKTFPAQNLIDMDKEDQQSGTMEDLHQRLHSVYFQFHDTDDVPLEGVHSTAGRDEDGSGSSGESSRKESPDDELKSGLSHPTLDGLPVSRLRNAVRSLGSVLRPQKRELPV
- the LOC136473107 gene encoding CSC1-like protein RXW8 isoform X3 encodes the protein MHHVRIPSASLETFTIGNVEERSRCYNHRLWVHCVVLYIISAVACILIYLEYKHIARLRLYHISRATSNPSHFTVLVRGIPKSSTESFSRTVESFFTKYHASSYLSHQVVYKVGKVQKIVSGAKKVYRKFRHFKSATVDQRCRPITFQCCFCGVSSNSFQLLPSDYEQESEKSDVNDSSSSLPDEECGAAFVFFKTRYAALVVAKILQTSNPMRWVTTLAPERDDIYWSNLWLPYKQLWIRHIVTLLGSIVFMFLFLIPVTFIQGLTQLEQLQQRLPFLRGILEKKYMTQLITGYLPSVILQIFLYTVPPTMMLFSTLEGPISHSERKKSACCKVLYFTIWNVFFVNVLSGSAISQLNALSSPKDIPMQLAKAVPVQATFFTTYVLTSGWASLSSELMQLFSLTWNFARRYLLRMKEDSDLLYSFPYHTEVPKVLLCGLLGFTCSVLAPLILPFLLLYFCLGYVVYRNQFLNVYCTKYDTGGVYWPIAHNTTIFSLILTQIICLGVFGLKESPVAAGFTVPLIIFTLLFNQYCRKRHLPLFKTFPAQNLIDMDKEDQQSGTMEDLHQRLHSVYFQFHDTDDVPLEGVHSTAGRDEDGSGSSGESSRKESPDDELKSGLSHPTLDGLPVSRLRNAVRSLGSVLRPQKRELPV